One genomic segment of Balneolaceae bacterium includes these proteins:
- a CDS encoding CHRD domain-containing protein, protein MKSKKLLLLTCFALISVIAMGQSNKATVLLNGVERVPNVHTPATGTAEVWIESDSLYVKGEFSDLLNRYFSSNIHFGKKGETGNPIYKLQPDLSENYRSGTFDPEKNKFPLSDATREAFNNGMLYMIVASYDHRRGEIRGQINPN, encoded by the coding sequence ATGAAGTCAAAAAAGCTTTTACTGCTAACATGTTTTGCCCTCATATCTGTAATAGCTATGGGCCAAAGCAATAAAGCTACTGTTCTTTTAAATGGTGTTGAAAGAGTACCCAATGTTCATACACCAGCTACGGGAACAGCCGAGGTATGGATTGAGTCTGACTCACTTTACGTGAAAGGAGAATTTTCTGATTTACTAAACAGGTATTTTTCGAGCAACATCCATTTTGGCAAAAAAGGCGAAACCGGAAATCCTATCTACAAACTTCAGCCGGATCTCTCAGAAAATTACAGGAGCGGAACATTCGACCCGGAAAAGAATAAATTTCCGCTGAGCGATGCCACGCGGGAGGCGTTCAATAACGGGATGCTCTATATGATTGTAGCCTCCTACGATCACCGGCGGGGAGAAATACGCGGACAAATCAATCCAAATTAA
- a CDS encoding HD domain-containing protein, translating into MNYPYDLRCPMQESEKPNIKNLEEHCQTFIERELIGSRDSAHDIQHILRVVTNAKQILENESADAEIVIAAAWLHDCVILPKDHPERKKASAFAAEKAGEFLSGIVFPSDKIEGVKHAIEAHSFSAGIPPKTIEAKIVQDADRLDAIGAIGIARCLMVGGKLDRPLYDPEDPLSENREPNDGKWTIDHFYEKLFKLPGLMHTKTAKKEAERRVQFMEEYLRELKREVK; encoded by the coding sequence ATGAATTACCCTTACGATTTAAGATGTCCAATGCAGGAATCAGAAAAACCAAATATTAAAAACCTCGAAGAACATTGCCAAACATTCATCGAACGTGAGCTAATCGGCTCAAGAGATTCTGCCCACGATATCCAACATATTCTACGCGTTGTAACAAACGCAAAGCAGATCCTGGAAAACGAATCTGCCGATGCTGAGATTGTAATTGCCGCTGCATGGCTTCACGATTGTGTAATACTCCCCAAAGATCATCCCGAGCGTAAAAAAGCCTCAGCGTTTGCGGCTGAAAAAGCGGGTGAATTTTTATCCGGCATTGTGTTTCCATCAGACAAAATTGAAGGGGTGAAACATGCGATAGAAGCACACAGTTTTTCTGCAGGAATTCCGCCAAAAACCATTGAAGCGAAAATTGTACAGGATGCCGACCGGCTGGATGCTATCGGCGCAATTGGGATTGCGCGCTGCCTGATGGTGGGCGGAAAGCTGGATCGGCCGCTGTATGATCCGGAGGACCCGCTATCAGAAAACAGAGAGCCAAATGATGGCAAATGGACCATCGACCATTTTTACGAAAAGCTTTTTAAGCTGCCCGGTTTGATGCATACCAAGACAGCAAAAAAAGAGGCTGAACGTCGGGTACAGTTTATGGAAGAATATCTGCGTGAATTAAAAAGAGAAGTAAAATGA
- a CDS encoding S9 family peptidase, giving the protein MNKKNLLFFRLFNIQYVYGLLASVFLTSSAALGQNVVTPQHIAEMETVTSSQLSPDGEYIAYTVSTPADPYVENVENSIHLYLLNVSEGTTTPYFTTGSVSSVQFRPGQEAITFLTKRPGDETRSIYQVPVTGGEAVKIFSFDQDILSYSWHDDGNQIAFMAFEKAEESDSPLPYSANVFEENKPQQRGYITNIAMTSRVARKLPVDGSVYNMVWSPEGDRLAVSVAPTPFVDDQLMNQQIIVVDANNGEISAEINNKGKLDQIEWSPNGQRLALLAGSNINDPTAGRIMIVTSRGGVPQIIDRQFRGAYDQIEWIEENYIHFLASESTASRIGKLRFDSGEKLTSFYSDEHHISSFSISDSTTYTFIASRSNHPGEVFYFSGEENDMHERMTYHNEWLNSVELGEQVVVSYQTRDGEYEIDGLLIYPVGYEENSTVPVIVHVHGGPESHYNNGWLTNYYMPGQVAAGKGYAVFYPNYRGSTGRGIDFAFSSQADIAGAEFNDIIDGVDFLIKIGIADPNRIGITGKSYGGYAAAWMSTYYSSRFAASVMYVGVSDNISKWGESDIPEELYLVHTRKRLWNDWSWFLRRSPIYHVANAQTPILIIHGADDTRVHPSQSLELYRHLKVRKPNLPVRLVNYPGEGHTISSASAKLDYNYRMFRWLDTYLMTGNTSAEKPHWDAPIPGKE; this is encoded by the coding sequence ATGAATAAGAAAAATTTGCTCTTTTTCAGGCTCTTTAACATTCAATATGTATATGGGCTGCTCGCATCTGTTTTTCTGACTTCATCTGCGGCCTTGGGCCAAAATGTAGTTACTCCGCAGCATATCGCCGAGATGGAGACAGTTACAAGTTCTCAACTCTCGCCGGATGGAGAATATATTGCATATACTGTCAGCACTCCTGCTGATCCTTACGTGGAAAATGTAGAAAACAGTATACACCTCTACCTGTTAAATGTATCTGAAGGAACCACAACACCCTATTTCACGACCGGATCTGTAAGCTCGGTCCAATTTCGGCCAGGCCAGGAAGCTATCACATTTTTAACCAAACGGCCCGGCGATGAAACCCGCTCGATCTATCAAGTTCCGGTTACGGGTGGAGAAGCTGTTAAAATATTTAGTTTTGATCAGGATATTCTCAGTTATTCATGGCACGATGATGGCAACCAGATCGCTTTTATGGCATTTGAGAAAGCTGAAGAATCCGACTCCCCGCTGCCATACAGTGCTAATGTTTTTGAAGAAAACAAACCACAACAGCGGGGATATATTACTAACATAGCCATGACCAGCCGGGTAGCTCGGAAATTACCTGTTGATGGATCCGTGTATAATATGGTTTGGAGTCCAGAAGGAGATCGTCTTGCAGTGTCCGTAGCGCCAACTCCCTTTGTGGACGATCAGTTAATGAATCAGCAGATTATAGTTGTAGATGCAAATAATGGTGAAATATCAGCGGAAATAAACAACAAAGGAAAACTCGACCAGATTGAATGGAGTCCGAACGGGCAGAGACTGGCATTGCTTGCAGGTTCAAATATTAATGACCCAACTGCCGGTCGAATCATGATTGTTACTTCCAGAGGAGGAGTTCCTCAAATTATAGACAGGCAATTCCGGGGTGCCTACGATCAGATTGAGTGGATAGAGGAGAATTATATTCACTTTTTGGCAAGTGAAAGTACGGCTTCACGAATTGGAAAACTTCGGTTTGACAGCGGCGAAAAATTGACATCATTCTACTCTGATGAACATCATATCTCTTCCTTTTCCATCTCAGATTCAACCACATATACATTTATAGCCAGCAGGTCCAATCATCCCGGTGAGGTATTCTATTTCTCAGGCGAGGAGAATGATATGCATGAGCGGATGACCTATCACAATGAGTGGCTGAACAGTGTTGAACTGGGCGAGCAAGTTGTTGTTAGTTATCAAACAAGAGACGGAGAATACGAAATTGATGGTTTGTTAATCTATCCTGTGGGTTATGAAGAAAACTCAACAGTTCCTGTGATTGTTCATGTGCACGGCGGACCAGAATCTCACTATAATAATGGGTGGCTGACCAATTATTACATGCCCGGACAGGTTGCCGCCGGAAAGGGATACGCTGTTTTCTATCCCAACTACCGCGGAAGCACCGGGCGTGGAATTGATTTTGCATTTAGCAGCCAGGCTGATATTGCCGGCGCTGAATTTAATGATATTATAGACGGCGTTGATTTCCTTATTAAAATTGGTATTGCTGATCCCAACAGAATTGGAATTACCGGTAAATCTTATGGCGGATATGCCGCTGCCTGGATGAGTACCTACTATTCCAGCCGTTTTGCTGCATCCGTAATGTACGTTGGAGTAAGTGATAATATCTCAAAATGGGGCGAGAGTGATATACCGGAGGAGCTCTATCTTGTTCACACCCGTAAGCGGCTTTGGAACGACTGGAGCTGGTTCCTGCGGCGGAGTCCCATCTATCACGTAGCAAATGCACAAACACCCATTCTGATCATTCACGGAGCCGATGACACCCGGGTACATCCATCCCAATCTCTTGAACTGTATCGGCACCTGAAAGTTCGTAAACCTAATCTGCCCGTAAGGCTTGTAAACTATCCGGGAGAAGGTCATACAATATCAAGCGCATCCGCTAAGCTCGACTACAACTACAGGATGTTCCGGTGGCTGGACACATATTTAATGACCGGTAACACCTCCGCTGAAAAACCACACTGGGATGCCCCTATTCCGGGAAAAGAGTAG
- a CDS encoding sulfurtransferase, with protein MKKSYTFILLLFVFIYTGCSGSTNETESLEHYPNADLLVEADELQTMLSDENLLLIDARSNTTGPFVPEAVHFAAIPELADPNHPIPNFLIGPELFQEKMRSIGLNQEDRVVIMDEGNSLAASRLFYALEYYGFSNASLVNGGYAAWMENDYPTVEESRNVSMEGNFTTTVQESRFCDFETVMAASSDPDKIVFDVRSEGEYTGETERAEKNGHIPNAIHLEWSQVIESEGVPYFKSANEIQELYSAAGLTPDKEIIPHCQTNNRGAHAYFTLRLMGYDSVRPYEASWAEYGNREDSVVE; from the coding sequence ATGAAAAAGAGTTACACATTTATCCTTCTGTTATTTGTTTTTATTTATACAGGTTGTTCCGGTTCAACAAACGAAACTGAGAGCCTCGAACATTATCCCAATGCTGATCTTTTGGTAGAAGCTGATGAATTGCAAACCATGCTATCGGATGAAAACCTGTTGTTGATTGATGCCCGTTCAAATACAACCGGGCCCTTTGTCCCGGAAGCCGTTCATTTTGCAGCCATCCCTGAACTTGCCGATCCGAATCATCCAATACCCAATTTTTTAATCGGACCGGAATTATTCCAGGAAAAAATGAGAAGCATTGGCCTGAATCAAGAAGATCGAGTGGTTATCATGGATGAGGGGAATAGCCTGGCTGCATCGAGACTTTTTTATGCACTGGAATATTACGGTTTTTCTAATGCATCGCTGGTAAATGGAGGGTATGCTGCATGGATGGAAAATGATTATCCAACAGTTGAAGAATCACGAAATGTGTCAATGGAGGGAAATTTTACCACAACTGTGCAGGAATCCAGATTTTGTGATTTTGAAACGGTCATGGCCGCATCATCAGATCCTGATAAAATTGTGTTCGATGTTCGATCAGAAGGAGAATATACAGGTGAAACTGAACGAGCCGAGAAGAACGGACATATTCCCAACGCAATCCACCTGGAGTGGAGTCAAGTCATTGAATCGGAAGGAGTGCCTTATTTTAAATCAGCAAATGAAATCCAGGAGCTGTATTCAGCAGCGGGTTTGACACCCGACAAAGAGATCATTCCGCATTGTCAAACCAATAATCGCGGGGCTCATGCTTATTTTACACTTCGTTTGATGGGTTATGATTCCGTTCGTCCGTATGAGGCTTCATGGGCGGAGTATGGAAACAGAGAAGATTCCGTAGTAGAATAA
- a CDS encoding lasso peptide biosynthesis B2 protein codes for MKWEALKIFIKKPIYEKFHLIKISAYVAWYRFFILSFSFKKLSKKLGELNTIPLQADSKPETFNLADKIRHVSQVVPWESKCLVQAVVAKILLRKRGIESTLYLGVRKAEDGSSLEAHAWLDVGNQTILGGDVSDQFTVVSSYT; via the coding sequence ATGAAATGGGAAGCTCTAAAAATCTTTATCAAAAAACCAATTTATGAGAAATTTCATCTCATAAAAATCAGTGCATACGTTGCCTGGTATCGTTTTTTCATTTTGAGCTTTTCTTTTAAGAAACTTTCCAAAAAACTTGGGGAACTGAATACGATACCTCTGCAAGCCGATAGCAAACCGGAAACTTTCAACCTTGCAGACAAGATAAGGCATGTCAGCCAGGTTGTGCCGTGGGAGTCAAAATGCCTGGTTCAAGCTGTCGTTGCAAAAATTTTGTTACGAAAAAGGGGGATCGAAAGCACTCTCTATCTCGGAGTTCGAAAAGCAGAAGATGGTTCATCGCTTGAAGCACACGCCTGGCTGGACGTGGGCAATCAAACCATTCTGGGTGGAGATGTCTCCGATCAGTTTACTGTGGTTTCGAGTTATACGTAA
- a CDS encoding tetratricopeptide repeat protein has protein sequence MRLITTLLIIILFVLQGHGMSLADLSTKQQEITEKDTSYVRELNNRSIDLINEGKLDSAYTLIEEAQTLAEFLNDIEGESYAVSNLAKYYDTKGLPDSVITSIAPRLNRYKGTEKYTRMGNLLATAHHEVGNFQESLKLYREMLDIARAENDTRMQMGLTQNMGNSYSSLGDMPSAIDSYLSSLEMAEEQQDTLVIAVVLDNLASVNVDQENFELAEEYLFRALDLNREIDNLRNQITNHISLGVLYKEWDKFELSEEHYERVLELAEQTGNVLSRIQAIYNLGVLYTEMEQTDKALEFYRESLRLSEENNIPIGFFYNRAGMGDLYASQGEYNLAIENYQEALEIAEMIQATDMVKNGLRNLYETAEEAGDTTLAFSYLKRYSSLIDSLSQTEREEALARQEAMLELRSEQERTELLEETVSTQRTNTILISVILGILAIASFCLVIMYRKQKKANTLLRTKKKELEDANNVKDKLLSVLAHDLRTPISNIQGVVYMIRENLLDKEDIDNALTHIDFQLQQGINTLTNYLEWAQDHRSGITADMEDFLILDAVEESIHEIQKSAENKEVELVNRVDPDISVHADKHMINVILRNLLSNAIKYVDTGDVVTVGANETESAVELYVKDTGKGIPRDKLNNLFKPFNRVTRGTKGEIGTGLGLSLCKEFSEKQGGDIRCESEVGKGTTFTVVLQKPREKVNSQTVSKQEEVQ, from the coding sequence ATGCGATTAATTACGACTCTTCTCATCATCATCCTCTTTGTTCTGCAGGGGCATGGAATGAGTCTGGCAGATCTCAGTACCAAGCAACAAGAGATCACTGAAAAAGATACCAGTTATGTTCGCGAGTTAAACAACAGGAGTATAGATTTGATCAACGAAGGCAAACTGGACTCTGCCTATACGTTGATTGAAGAAGCGCAAACCCTGGCTGAATTTCTGAATGATATTGAAGGTGAATCTTATGCAGTTTCTAACCTGGCAAAATATTATGATACGAAAGGACTTCCTGATTCTGTAATAACTTCTATCGCCCCCAGATTAAATCGCTATAAGGGAACAGAAAAATACACCCGAATGGGTAACCTGCTGGCAACGGCTCATCATGAAGTGGGTAATTTCCAGGAATCCCTGAAACTCTATCGGGAGATGCTGGACATTGCACGCGCGGAAAATGACACTCGAATGCAGATGGGGCTTACCCAAAACATGGGAAACAGCTATAGTTCTCTTGGGGATATGCCCTCTGCCATAGACAGTTATCTTTCCAGCCTTGAGATGGCCGAAGAACAACAAGACACCCTTGTTATTGCCGTAGTGCTGGACAACCTTGCCTCTGTAAATGTTGATCAGGAGAATTTCGAACTTGCCGAAGAGTACCTGTTCCGTGCGCTGGATCTAAACAGGGAGATCGATAATTTGAGGAACCAGATCACCAATCATATCAGCCTGGGAGTTTTGTACAAGGAGTGGGATAAATTTGAATTATCTGAGGAGCATTACGAACGTGTACTTGAACTTGCAGAGCAGACAGGGAATGTCCTTAGCCGAATACAGGCCATTTATAATCTCGGAGTATTATATACTGAAATGGAACAAACCGATAAAGCTCTTGAGTTTTATCGGGAATCACTCCGCCTTAGTGAAGAGAATAATATTCCTATTGGATTTTTCTATAACCGCGCAGGTATGGGAGATCTGTATGCATCGCAGGGAGAATACAATCTGGCTATCGAAAATTACCAGGAAGCACTGGAGATTGCCGAAATGATACAAGCAACAGATATGGTGAAAAATGGCCTCCGGAATCTGTATGAAACTGCTGAAGAAGCAGGAGACACAACCCTGGCTTTCAGCTACTTAAAAAGGTATTCATCTCTCATCGACAGTCTTTCTCAAACAGAACGAGAAGAAGCCCTTGCAAGACAAGAGGCTATGCTGGAACTGCGATCCGAACAAGAGAGAACTGAGCTCCTGGAGGAAACAGTGAGTACACAGCGCACTAATACGATTCTTATTTCTGTAATTTTGGGAATCCTGGCGATTGCATCATTCTGTCTTGTAATCATGTATCGTAAACAAAAGAAGGCCAACACCCTCCTGAGAACCAAAAAGAAAGAGTTGGAGGATGCCAATAATGTAAAAGATAAACTGCTCTCTGTGCTTGCTCACGACCTTCGAACGCCGATCTCTAATATTCAGGGAGTGGTTTATATGATTCGTGAGAATCTTCTCGACAAGGAGGATATTGACAACGCCTTGACTCATATTGATTTTCAGTTGCAGCAGGGAATTAACACTCTTACCAACTACCTGGAATGGGCACAGGATCACCGGAGTGGTATTACGGCAGATATGGAAGATTTTCTGATTTTGGATGCTGTCGAGGAATCTATCCACGAAATTCAAAAAAGTGCCGAGAATAAAGAAGTTGAACTTGTGAACCGTGTGGATCCTGATATCTCGGTCCATGCCGATAAGCACATGATAAATGTAATTCTCAGAAATTTGCTTTCAAACGCCATCAAATATGTTGACACCGGAGATGTAGTTACGGTTGGTGCGAATGAAACGGAAAGCGCAGTTGAATTATATGTTAAAGATACCGGGAAAGGGATTCCCAGGGATAAACTTAATAATCTATTCAAACCCTTTAACCGCGTAACTCGCGGGACGAAAGGAGAGATCGGTACCGGCCTCGGGCTTTCACTGTGTAAAGAATTTAGTGAAAAACAGGGAGGAGACATCCGTTGTGAGAGTGAGGTTGGAAAGGGAACAACATTCACAGTTGTTCTCCAGAAACCAAGGGAAAAAGTAAACTCACAAACTGTCTCAAAACAAGAAGAAGTGCAGTAG
- a CDS encoding PqqD family protein codes for MNRDTTIIRTNKALVSSIEDELVMFDAEAGQYYGLNNVGTAVWNHLETKKTVDELAEVLTTEFDITVDECRKELIEFLPELEEKGLIEVVE; via the coding sequence ATGAATCGGGATACAACAATCATTCGAACCAACAAAGCACTGGTCTCATCCATTGAGGATGAACTGGTGATGTTTGATGCAGAAGCCGGCCAATACTACGGGCTGAACAACGTCGGTACTGCGGTTTGGAATCACCTTGAAACGAAAAAAACGGTTGACGAACTCGCGGAGGTTCTCACCACAGAGTTTGACATCACCGTAGATGAATGCCGCAAGGAGTTAATTGAGTTTCTGCCCGAGCTTGAGGAGAAAGGGTTGATTGAGGTTGTAGAATAA
- a CDS encoding SDR family oxidoreductase gives MKITIVGAHGSIAMLLHPMLIEAGHSVRGIIRKEEQADDLRELGVEPVVADIEKLDDISEAVGNVDAVLFAAGAGPGSGAARKWTVDRDGAIKLMEACHKNGIDRYLIISAMGLDEPRGSEVFKVYQKAKAEADKALRKSGLDYTIVKPGRLTDEPGTGKVSIGKNLERGEIPREDVAAVLARVFESDETIGMEFDLVKGEKPIDKNLFSKTKNL, from the coding sequence ATGAAGATTACAATTGTTGGCGCACACGGAAGTATTGCCATGTTACTGCACCCAATGTTAATTGAAGCAGGGCATTCAGTCAGAGGAATCATCCGAAAAGAGGAACAGGCAGATGATCTGCGTGAACTCGGGGTTGAACCTGTTGTTGCAGATATCGAAAAACTGGATGACATTTCGGAAGCAGTGGGAAACGTAGATGCTGTTCTTTTTGCCGCAGGAGCAGGGCCGGGAAGTGGCGCAGCCCGAAAATGGACGGTAGATCGTGATGGCGCCATCAAACTGATGGAAGCCTGCCACAAAAACGGCATTGACCGATATCTCATCATCAGCGCGATGGGACTCGACGAACCCCGCGGAAGTGAAGTGTTTAAAGTCTATCAGAAAGCAAAAGCAGAAGCCGACAAAGCCCTTCGAAAGAGCGGCCTGGATTACACTATCGTAAAACCGGGACGGCTGACGGATGAACCGGGTACCGGAAAGGTTTCTATCGGTAAGAATTTAGAACGTGGTGAAATTCCGCGGGAGGATGTAGCTGCGGTTTTGGCAAGGGTTTTTGAATCGGACGAAACCATTGGTATGGAGTTTGATTTGGTGAAGGGAGAAAAGCCTATCGATAAAAACCTTTTCAGCAAGACAAAAAATTTATAA
- the mtgA gene encoding monofunctional biosynthetic peptidoglycan transglycosylase: MLSEIIKYLGTTVLVIVLLVILTILCLRWVNPPFTAFSLQADWEQLDKESYDLRTEWVQYEDIPGHLIWAVIAAEDQLFFEHFGFDFESMEEAWDEHQEGVRTRGASTISQQVAKNLFLSPAQSYIRKSVEAGLTLVIELLWPKERIIEVYLNIAEFGPGIFGIGKASKIYFNKPAPQLTPEMAALFAAVLPSPKRMRVNPPSPYTKERSQWILKQMTQLTGETYITTDNNSPGKADSVGTTPKAKDSPVEPDTTYNKNQPDTLIRSIPDTQEIPNDSI, translated from the coding sequence ATGCTTTCAGAAATTATAAAATATTTAGGCACCACGGTTTTGGTGATTGTGCTGCTGGTCATTCTCACCATCTTATGCCTCAGATGGGTGAACCCACCTTTTACTGCATTTTCTTTGCAGGCAGACTGGGAGCAGCTGGACAAAGAATCGTATGATCTGCGGACTGAATGGGTGCAATATGAAGATATTCCCGGACACTTGATCTGGGCTGTGATTGCTGCGGAAGACCAGCTTTTCTTTGAACATTTTGGATTTGATTTTGAATCGATGGAGGAAGCCTGGGATGAACACCAAGAGGGAGTGCGAACCCGCGGAGCCAGTACAATTTCTCAACAGGTGGCAAAGAATCTTTTTCTGTCACCGGCTCAGTCATACATCAGGAAGAGTGTGGAAGCCGGGCTAACTTTGGTCATTGAACTTCTATGGCCAAAAGAGCGCATCATAGAGGTCTATTTAAACATTGCCGAATTTGGTCCCGGCATATTTGGCATTGGGAAAGCATCGAAAATCTATTTTAACAAGCCTGCTCCTCAACTTACACCTGAGATGGCTGCCCTTTTTGCAGCCGTACTCCCAAGTCCTAAACGCATGCGGGTAAATCCTCCATCGCCATATACAAAGGAACGCAGCCAATGGATTTTAAAACAGATGACTCAACTAACAGGAGAAACGTATATTACTACGGATAACAACTCACCAGGTAAAGCAGATTCGGTTGGAACAACCCCAAAAGCAAAAGACTCACCTGTTGAACCGGATACAACGTACAACAAAAATCAGCCGGACACCCTTATCCGTTCTATCCCCGATACACAGGAAATTCCGAATGATTCTATTTGA
- a CDS encoding asparagine synthase-related protein: MGDWAFAAFDSRKKQLTLARDHIGNTAVYYTRNRSFVAFAPTPHALLALEGVSNELDEWKLACDMARFPQPETADHTKWKEIRQLLPSHQLSADSQNLSVERYWSFDEIPSVRFNSDEEYYEQFRKVMSRAVQTRIEGYRNVGTTLSSGFDSGAVTAFAAKLLGEENRSLSAYTSVPLYKNVEGMRESVVDEWPIAHSHTRLYPNIKHIPVDGQSSAPHQVLKKIVYEYGETVLTTGNAFWIEEILQEASEDGIQVLLTGQMGNGGISWNGSRNQILYHFLEGHWKTGITSVKSFKANYGVSWYKVLKYLFLWQLLSPVKKTLKQIANPNKPLWSPAAPINPDFAERMSLNTAIRGSLLTEYKHTLESPGKSRVQIMDVNAPIVCATWHRDGANHTMDILDPTADLRLLKFCFGIPDELHAKEGRQRLLIKNALKDIVPDEVLNYKYKGRQAADIGLRLLDYKEELKSEIDSISDIPAVQEYLDISSLYKSLENLSPDLSYSESYQHSTRLLSGLMYGYFLDRYG; the protein is encoded by the coding sequence ATGGGCGACTGGGCATTTGCCGCTTTCGACTCAAGAAAAAAACAATTGACTCTTGCCCGCGATCACATCGGGAATACGGCCGTTTATTACACGCGAAATCGTTCGTTTGTTGCATTTGCACCTACGCCTCATGCACTGCTTGCCCTCGAGGGTGTTTCAAATGAACTGGACGAATGGAAACTTGCCTGCGACATGGCCCGGTTTCCTCAACCTGAAACGGCCGATCATACTAAATGGAAAGAAATACGGCAGCTTTTACCCTCTCATCAATTGTCAGCCGACTCCCAAAATCTCTCTGTGGAGCGTTATTGGTCGTTTGATGAAATACCCTCTGTTCGTTTCAATTCTGATGAGGAGTATTATGAACAATTTCGAAAAGTGATGAGCCGGGCTGTTCAAACCCGAATCGAGGGATATAGAAATGTAGGAACCACCTTAAGTTCCGGTTTTGATTCCGGTGCTGTAACTGCCTTTGCCGCAAAACTTCTTGGCGAAGAAAACAGATCGCTTTCTGCCTACACCTCAGTACCCCTCTACAAAAATGTAGAAGGTATGCGGGAAAGTGTGGTTGATGAATGGCCGATTGCACACAGCCACACTCGTTTATATCCCAATATCAAGCATATACCGGTTGACGGTCAGAGCTCCGCTCCGCATCAGGTTTTGAAGAAAATTGTGTATGAATACGGGGAAACCGTGCTTACAACGGGGAATGCATTTTGGATTGAAGAGATCCTTCAGGAAGCCAGCGAAGATGGAATACAGGTTTTGCTGACCGGTCAGATGGGGAATGGCGGTATCTCCTGGAATGGCAGCCGAAACCAAATTTTGTACCATTTTTTAGAAGGCCATTGGAAAACGGGAATTACTTCAGTGAAAAGTTTTAAAGCAAACTACGGTGTAAGCTGGTACAAGGTTCTAAAGTACCTTTTTTTATGGCAGCTTTTATCACCTGTCAAAAAAACGTTGAAGCAGATTGCAAACCCAAATAAACCTCTTTGGAGCCCTGCTGCTCCCATAAATCCAGATTTTGCCGAACGCATGAGTTTAAACACTGCGATCCGTGGATCATTATTGACCGAATATAAACACACACTGGAAAGTCCCGGCAAGAGCAGAGTTCAAATTATGGATGTAAATGCTCCTATCGTCTGCGCAACCTGGCATCGAGACGGAGCTAATCATACTATGGATATTCTTGATCCAACGGCTGATCTCCGATTATTAAAGTTTTGCTTTGGGATTCCGGATGAGCTTCACGCAAAAGAAGGAAGGCAACGTCTCCTAATCAAAAATGCACTGAAAGATATTGTCCCTGATGAGGTTTTAAACTACAAATACAAAGGCCGTCAGGCAGCGGATATTGGCCTGCGGTTGCTGGATTATAAAGAGGAACTGAAATCCGAGATCGATTCTATATCAGACATCCCAGCTGTTCAGGAGTATCTTGATATTTCCTCCCTTTACAAATCTTTGGAAAATTTATCTCCGGATTTATCCTATTCAGAAAGCTATCAACATTCCACTCGTTTGTTATCCGGTCTGATGTATGGATATTTCCTGGATAGATATGGGTAA